ataaaaatgtgtttcgTGAGATCACTGTGACCTTTGTGAATAATACTAACCTGTGCCTCGTTTTCTCCAGGTACAAGGAGTTGATGACGGGGAAGACCGCCAGAAAGATAATAGCTATTTTATGGATCCTCTCCTTTGTCATCGGTCTCATTCCCTTCTTTGGGTGGAACTTGAAGAACTCAAGTTTGGAGAACTGCAGCTCGGTCAACAGCACAAACTGCAAAGCGTGTTACTTTGAGAGCGTGGTGGACATGCAGTACATGGTgtactttaatttctttgtgtgCGTGCTGGTGCCGCTGATCATAATGCTGGGCATCTACGCGAAGATCTTCACCGTTGCCAGGAAGCAGCTGAGGCAGATTGAGCTCAAGTGCGTGGGCAATGGGGACAACCAGAACAAGGGGCTGCTGCAGAAGGAGATCCGGGCCGCTAAATCCCTCTCCATCATCGTGGGACTTTTCACCATCTGCTGGCTGCCCGTCCACATCCTCAACTGCCTTACGCTGTTTTACGGCGATCTGGAGAAGCCTCCGGTTGTCATGTACGTGGCCATCATTCTGTCTCACGCCAACTCCGCGATCAACCCAATTATCTACGCTTACCGCATTCAGGACTTCCGGAACACCTTCCGCAAAATCCTGGTGCGGCACTTCCTCTGCCGCAAGGAGGAGCTTTACCTCAGCTCCAACGGCAGCAGACGCAAGAGAGACCAGGTCACAGTGACCATTGACCCTCTGCTATAGAGGCGGAGGACTCCATCAACGTCAAGGCGTGAGGTTTCTAATGTTTACAGAACAATGTGAAGATGAACCGATGTCAATCCCACCTTGAATGtagacttttatttatgaattgtATTGGGGTGGGATGGGGGTCTGTGAAGTATTCAACTACAAGTCTTAAataacttgtttgtttttttatgttgttgttattgAAGGAGTTTTGTTTAAATAGTTGAAGCTAACTGGATTTGTAGGACTGTGAGGATACAAACTCAAGATGCTATTTATTGTTCTGAATTCACCCTGTTCCAACTAAACACTCCTCTTTTTGTGCCCTGCTGTTTTTTATACTCTCGACATTCAGTGCCAGTGTTAAAGTAAGTTATTTATTACAAGACCTTGTCTTTGAGAATGTATtgatcaaacaaacaaacgtgagtgtgtgcgtgtgtgggctaCATCTGTACTTGTGGAGCTAAAGAAAGGTTCAGTGGTAGCTATTCTTACCTGTGGGTTTTCTGCAGCTCACAGATCTTTGCTTCTTCTATCTGCTGAGAGGAGGACACATTTTCTTCAGCCTagttttatgaatttaattCGGAAGGAAGCAATTGAGGTGAAAGTGTGTATCTTTGCATATCATTCATTAGTACACAATAGTTTGCTCAGACAAGCTGACCTCATGGTTCATTAAAAAAGCACCAAGTTTGGAGAGTGCtaaaaattttcaaataaagggACAGTATGGTCTTTTTTCAATTGTGAGGTACTGCTTAACAGGAGttcattaaattacatttaaaacattttcaagacgAGTTTTATCTAAAATCAAGATGTACAGGAATgataattcatttcattttctatctACTTTAATTGCCCTTAAAATCTTCAAAGCATCAAAGCCTAACTTGTCATTTATATACAACCCAAGCAGCTGCTGGTTAGTAACTGTAgtgaatgttttgattttattatccTAACCCAGAGATAGCAAAGTAAAATGAATATAATTCTAAACCTTAACCAGGTCGAGGGTCAAACTCCATAAATAGGATCTGAATGATCaagatgtaacaaaaaaaatgttgttgtgatGTCTTATgtccaaatatttctaaatatacatatacaccAATCTAAATGCAATGGGGAAAAAACGTAAAAAAGGTTAGGAAACCCCTcaattaattacttaatattgtaagtttgtgcattttaaagatattttaggGTCTAAAATTGgggttattaattattttcatcagTTTGACTGTAAAAATGTTGGTTCAAAGTTAGCAACTTACCTGCTGTAAATAACTTAACATCTTGAATTTTTAGACAGGTTTAGACAGTGTTCTTCCTGG
This window of the Gambusia affinis linkage group LG15, SWU_Gaff_1.0, whole genome shotgun sequence genome carries:
- the adora2b gene encoding adenosine receptor A2b, with product MTVTDVTHLQISGRTHSTEMNALYIAIEAVIAVLSICGNVLVCWAVAINSTLKNATFYFLVSLAVADILVGCLAIPFAIIISVGLCLNFYGCLFLACFVLVLTQSSIFSLLAIAIDRYLAVKIPLRYKELMTGKTARKIIAILWILSFVIGLIPFFGWNLKNSSLENCSSVNSTNCKACYFESVVDMQYMVYFNFFVCVLVPLIIMLGIYAKIFTVARKQLRQIELKCVGNGDNQNKGLLQKEIRAAKSLSIIVGLFTICWLPVHILNCLTLFYGDLEKPPVVMYVAIILSHANSAINPIIYAYRIQDFRNTFRKILVRHFLCRKEELYLSSNGSRRKRDQVTVTIDPLL